The Candidatus Rokuibacteriota bacterium region TTCCGGGCGGGGCGCGTCGGCGAAGTTGACCGTGAGCCGATCGGCCCCGCGCCCGATCAAACCCAGCAGGGTCTCGGTCACCTGGGCCGGCGTGCCGGCCAGGCGGATGTCCTGCATGGGCCGGATGTGAGGCTGCGCCTTCAGCCGCTCGACCTCGCCCTCGGTCTCGGCGATCAGGATGCCGACGCGGATGACCTGCGTGATCTCGTCATAGTCGCGGCCGACATCCCGGCAGTGGCTCTTGAGCACCTCCTGCTTGTGGGCATACGTAAGGTCGTCGCGGAAGCTGTAGTTCCACCAGTCGGCGTGCTTCGCCACGGCGCGCAGCAGGTATTTCTCGCCGTGGCCGCCCACGACGATGGGCGGAATGGGGTCGGGCTTCGGCTCGCAGTAGGCGCCGTTGATCTGATAGTGCTCGCCCTGATACGTCGCCGGCGACGTGGTCCACATGAGCCGGATCAGCTCAATGGCCTCGCTCAGCTGGGCGATGCGAACGCGCGTCGGCGGGAAGGGCCAGCCGTAGGCGCGATACTCCTCCTCGTTCCAGCCGGCGCCGATGCCCAGCATCACTCGCCCGCCGGACAGCGCCTGCGCGGTCGCGACCATCTTGGCCAGATGGGCCGGATTGCGAAAGCTATTGCAGAGCACTTCGTGGGTGCAGAACTTGTCGGGATAGCGCGCGAGCGCAAACGCGAGCAGCGTCCAGCCTTCGGCGACCTTGTTCGCGCCGTACTGGACATGGTCGGGGAACCAGAGCGACTCGAAGGGGCCGGCGCTTTGGTCCAGGTACGGGAAGAGGCTCTCTACCAGCCTCGACCAGACATTGAGACCCACGGGTATTGGCATCGACGGCTCGGCTCCTAGAACCAGCTGGACTTGTCCACCACGTTTCGCAACGGCTGTCCGGCCAGGAAGCGGCGGCTATTGTCGAGCAGGATGTCATAGCGGCGCTCGTCCAGGTAGGGACCA contains the following coding sequences:
- a CDS encoding LLM class flavin-dependent oxidoreductase — its product is MPIPVGLNVWSRLVESLFPYLDQSAGPFESLWFPDHVQYGANKVAEGWTLLAFALARYPDKFCTHEVLCNSFRNPAHLAKMVATAQALSGGRVMLGIGAGWNEEEYRAYGWPFPPTRVRIAQLSEAIELIRLMWTTSPATYQGEHYQINGAYCEPKPDPIPPIVVGGHGEKYLLRAVAKHADWWNYSFRDDLTYAHKQEVLKSHCRDVGRDYDEITQVIRVGILIAETEGEVERLKAQPHIRPMQDIRLAGTPAQVTETLLGLIGRGADRLTVNFADAPRPEGTQLFSQKVLPHL